In Diachasmimorpha longicaudata isolate KC_UGA_2023 chromosome 4, iyDiaLong2, whole genome shotgun sequence, a single genomic region encodes these proteins:
- the LOC135161837 gene encoding uncharacterized protein LOC135161837 → MALDNLEPTDVFFEKILHRGLRDTTIQDVVLIKKESATQKGDNFLSLLTRLTLRYVCNASGENCRDKIERTAHLIVKEEPIVSETALESIREMDIFNTERQLLEEVLPRIEELVGRKLAPKVYYSSTDPQIIVMEDISAQGFKNSSRLLGLNQAQVLMVLESLADLHAGSVLINEQTHGSLKKYSWGLVNPDMPANFFKTMQATVANVARAIGSWPDKKFIPISKKLEKISHHVIERMKEVCLYDSDEFCVLNHGDVWSTNIMFQNDETGKLKDVRLLDYQFVVWSSPVIDLCYFLNGAPEPSLKGPNDYLFFEKYLNRLSATMKKIGCVSKAPTMEDLKKSLYKRRILLLLCGVWFYPKMIAEGGELETIEDIFYTEKNNINIMQNAKVKAVIEKMLPLWNDRPVRDELIHSLGNSKQVKDCGELVKSVMRMERYRNFSYCLIYESLNTTLRDGEFGRQMYHKHLAVIPLLMVMIGNEEEFTQSHNNDECMFDRRLKAPYKVSRRTLAFRMTEKLRNFYRIFLHVSTIQVSSPALYQFTSSILRAHRFLTDHRINGNVLHLTPLFLQNRASEDKMALANLAPGDIFFQNILHRGLKDQTIQDVMLVEKKPAVNKGDNYMSELTRFTLKYKCKEPKERSNEKVEKLVCLIIKEEPNATAETLELIRNANIFNIERSMLEEVIPRIEELIGKRIGPKFYYSSVEPPIIVMEDLAALGFKNKNRKVGLNEAQIFLILENLADFHAASVLLNEQDPQFVSRFTNGLVSKNTSKMMFNYLSKGLEDVAREISTWGDEQFILIAEKIKKRGTAYAEQLMNIYQHDEDELKVLNHGDVWINNIMFRDDDNGRSLEIRLVDYQLTVWASPATELLYFLGVAPERSLKLTHDDVFLEKYLTHLTSTMEKLGCRRKPPTMGQLKRSMHKRRSLGLLATLVFWPRMLSEEGDVEAIDEIFQNTGESRGRLLKYPEAKEMLTKVLPILDERGYLNLPQILSLRKSHKIDNELNVLRDDRRPVNHNMDRGSISSCRVICQKYSRNDSSSWCYHRIMTLFDLAVGEDIFRKTLLHRLKDPTIRDVMLVEIKPAVEEGENYMSELTKFTLSYSCDVADEDSSEEAHEVVYLIAKEEPNGNEWTLENIRMLNFFNTERALLEEVIPRIEELTGTLVGPKFFYFLSEPQAIIMEDLAASGFENKDRKLGLNEDQVFLVLEKLADFHAASVLLNEQDPHFVSRFTSGLFNDNLLGMLTMFMSKALEAVAERIETWPDKQFALIAEKLRDRSKDVGPELGKLYQCDEDEIRVLNHGDLWINNIMIRDNEYGKPEDARFVDYQMPIWGSPAIDLLYFLSLSPKRDLKMSHDSLFLEKYLTRLASTMKKLGCSKAPPTLDQLTKSMLSRRAVTLYATFFLWPKLLAEVDDVEDFYEIVDHGGVTKAHPLKYVHAQKVFKKILPILNERGYLDSISPPK, encoded by the exons ATGGCTCTAGACAACCTTGAACCAACGGAcgtatttttcgaaaaaattttacaCCGAGGCCTGCGAGACACAACGATTCAGGATGTAGTCCTGATAAAAAAGGAGTCAGCTACGCAGAAGGGTGATAATTTCCTCAGCCTCCTAACGAGGTTGACCTTGAGATATGTCTGCAATGCATCAGGAGAAAATTGTCGGGATAAAATAGAGAGGACAGCGCACCTTATCGTGAAGGAAGAGCCTATTGTGAGTGAAACAGCGCTGGAAAGTATTCGCGAAATGGATATCTTCAATACTGAGCGTCAACTCCTGGAAGAAGTCCTTCCCAGGATCGAGGAGCTTGTGGGGAGGAAACTGGCTCCCAAAGTTTACTACAGTTCGACTGATCCTCAGATTATTGTCATGGAGGACATATCGGCTCAGGGcttcaaaaattcaagtaGACTTTTGGGGCTCAATCAAGCGCAAGTTCTGATGGTTCTTGAAAGCTTGGCGGACCTTCATGCGGGATCTGTTTTAATAAATGAGcag actCATGGAtccctgaaaaaatattcctgggGACTCGTGAATCCGGACATGCCAGCGaacttttttaaaacaatGCAGGCAACAGTGGCGAATGTTGCGAGGGCAATTGGCAGTTGgcctgataaaaaattcataccgATATCCAAGAAACTTGAGAAGATATCTCATCATGTAATTGAGAGGATGAAAGAAGTATGTCTGTATGACAGTGACGAATTCTGTGTTCTGAATCACGGGGATGTATGGAGCACTAACATTATGTTCCAGAATGATGAGACAGGAAAACTCAAGGATGTTCGACTT CTCGACTACCAGTTTGTTGTTTGGTCATCGCCGGTAATCGATCTCTGCTACTTCCTGAACGGCGCCCCTGAGCCCAGTTTGAAAGGACCGAACGATTACctgttttttgaaaaatatctcaacCGTCTGTCAgccacaatgaaaaaaatcggttgCGTTTCTAAGGCTCCTACGATGGAGGATTTAAAAAAGTCTCTGTACAAACGTCGAATTCTTCTACTTTTATGCGGCGTCTGGTTCTATCCGAAAATGATCGCAGAAGGGGGTGAACTGGAGACCATTGAAGATATATTCTACACGGAAAAGAATAACATAAATATTATGCAGAATGCAAAGGTTAAAGCGGTGATAGAGAAGATGTTGCCTCTGTGGAACGACAGA cCAGTGCGTGATGAACTCATCCACTCGTTGGGTAATTCAAAGCAGGTTAAAGATTGTGGTGAATTAGTAAAATCAGTAAT gaGAATGGAGCGatacagaaatttttcttattGTTTAATCTATGAATCACTTAATACAACACTGCGTGATG GCGAATTTGGCCGTCAAATGTATCACAAACATTTGGCGGTCATTCCGCTTTTAATGGTGATGATCGGAAATGAAGAGGAG TTTACGCAGTCCCAT AACAACGATGAATGCATGTTTGATCGCCGATTGAAGGCCCC GTACAAGGTCTCTAGACGT ACACTTGCCTTCAGAATGACGGAAAAATTACGCAATTTTTATAGGATATTCCTTCACGTGTCTACGATTCAAGt ATCCTCACCAGCTCTGTATCAATTCACTTCCTCGATTTTGCGCGCTCATCGATTTTTAACAGATCATAGAATTAACGGAAATGTGCTCCACTTGACACCACTGTTCCTTCAAAATCGTGCCAGTGAAGA CAAAATGGCTCTGGCCAATCTTGCTCCAGGTGACATCTTCTTCCAGAATATTTTGCATCGTGGGCTGAAGGATCAGACGATCCAGGATGTTATGCTTGTGGAGAAAAAACCAGCGGTCAATAAAGGAGACAATTACATGAGTGAATTAACGAGGTTTACACTGAAGTACAAATGCAAAGAGCCAAAGGAACGGTCCAatgaaaaagtggaaaagctGGTCTGTCTTATTATAAAGGAAGAGCCGAATGCCACTGCTGAGACCTTGGAACTCATTCGTAACGCGAATATCTTTAATATTGAGCGATCAATGTTGGAGGAAGTTATTCCGAGAATTGAAGAACTCATTGGAAAAAGAATAGGCCCGaagttttattattcatcagtCGAACCTCCGATTATTGTGATGGAGGATCTCGCTGCGTTGggctttaaaaataaaaatcgtaaagTGGGGTTGAATGAAGCACAAATATTCCTGATATTGGAAAATCTTGCAGATTTTCATGCCGCATCGGTCCTATTGAATGAACAG GATCCTCAGTTTGTATCACGCTTCACAAATGGACTCGTCAGCAAGAATACCTCGAAGATGATGTTCAATTATCTGTCAAAAGGATTAGAGGATGTTGCGAGGGAAATTTCGACTTGGGGGGATGAACAATTCATTTTGATAGCGGAGAAGATTAAGAAAAGAGGCACTGCTTATGCCGAACAACTTATGAACATTTATCAACACGATGAGGACGAGCTGAAGGTTCTGAATCATGGAGATGTGTGGATCAATAACATTATGTTCCGAGATGATGACAATGGTAGATCGTTAGAGATTCGCTTA GTTGACTATCAGCTCACCGTTTGGGCGAGTCCTGCCACAGAACTTTTGTACTTCCTCGGCGTCGCTCCTGAACGAAGTCTGAAGCTGACCCACGATGACGTATTTCTAGAAAAATACTTGACTCATTTGACGAGCACAATGGAGAAGTTGGGCTGTCGTAGGAAGCCTCCAACCATGGGACAATTGAAAAGATCTATGCACAAACGTAGGTCATTGGGACTCCTGGCGACACTCGTGTTCTGGCCAAGAATGCTATCCGAGGAAGGGGACGTGGAGGCTATCgacgaaattttccaaaatactGGAGAGTCAAGAGGAAGACTTCTGAAATATCCAGAAGCGAAGGAAATGTTGACAAAGGTCCTTCCAATCCTCGACGAGCGAGGCTACTTG AATTTACCTCAAATTCTGAGTCTCAGGAAGTCTCACAAAATAGACAATGAATT AAATGTATTGAGAGATGACCGCAGGCCAGTAAATCATAATATGGACAGGGGGTCTATTTCGTCATGTCGAGTCATTTGccagaaatattcaagaaatgAT TCAAGTTCGTGGTGTTATCATAGAATAATGACGCTCTTTGATCTCGCTGTTGGTGaggatatttttcgaaaaacttTGCTTCATCGGCTGAAGGACCCAACAATCCGGGATGTAATGCTCGTGGAAATAAAACCAGCAGTTGAAGAAGGGGAGAATTACATGAGCGAATTAACGAAATTCACGTTAAGTTATAGCTGCGATGTGGCTGATGAAGATTCTAGTGAAGAAGCTCACGAAGTAGTTTATCTCATTGCAAAGGAGGAGCCGAATGGCAATGAATGGACTTTGGAAAATATACGaatgttaaattttttcaatactgaACGAGCACTTTTGGAGGAAGTCATTCCCAGGATCGAGGAGCTTACTGGGACATTGGTCggcccaaaatttttttattttttgtctgaGCCACAGGCCATTATTATGGAGGATTTGGCTGCTTCCGGTTTCGAGAATAAAGATCGTAAATTAGGACTGAATGAGGACCAAGTTTTTTTGGTTCTGGAAAAATTGGCGGATTTTCATGCGGCATCAGTTTTGTTGAACGAGCAG GATCCTCATTTCGTGTCTCGCTTCACCAGCGGACTCTTCAACGATAATTTGTTGGGCATGCTCACCATGTTTATGTCAAAAGCATTAGAGGCTGTTGCTGAGAGAATAGAAACGTGGCCAGACAAACAATTTGCTTTGATAGCTGAGAAGCTCCGAGACAGATCAAAGGATGTAGGCCCCGAACTTGGAAAACTTTATCAATGCGACGAGGACGAAATTAGAGTTTTGAATCATGGAGATCTGTGGATTAACAACATTATGATCCGAGATAATGAATACGGGAAACCTGAAGACGCTCGCTTT GTTGACTATCAGATGCCTATTTGGGGAAGTCCTGCCATCGATTTGCTCTACTTTCTCAGCCTCAGTCCCAAAAGAGATTTGAAGATGAGTCATGATAGcctatttttggaaaaatatttgactcGTTTGGCCAGcacgatgaaaaaattgggCTGCTCCAAGGCCCCACCCACCCTGGACCAATTAACAAAATCCATGCTTAGTCGTCGCGCAGTGACACTTTatgcaactttttttttatggccAAAACTTCTGGCTGAGGTTGATGATGTTGAGGACTTTTACGAAATTGTCGATCACGGTGGAGTGACTAAAGCGCATCCTCTGAAATATGTGCATGCTCAAAaagtattcaaaaaaattttgccaATATTAAATGAGCGAGGATATCTGGACTCAATTAGTCCACCGAAGTAA
- the LOC135161964 gene encoding uncharacterized protein LOC135161964, whose product MRIGSSAGDNLEQNDVFRKILHEGFPDEIIEDVVLLNKEPVTKKGENYLSLLTRLTFKYVCSPSGGDRHEKVQKILNVILKEEPDSDSATLETIHRMDIFNVEQQLLQDIVPKVEGLIDRRLAAKVYHCSTEPRIIAMEDLSILGFKNTNRKVGLSEDEVYMILENLAEFHAGTIRLAEQDPGCLTRFSIGLLNMTPTFYKMIEDTMRNVARQIRTWSDPKFLPLSEKLENMSEVAVARLREVYKLTDDEIGVLNHGDLWCNNIMFQYDDNRKLENLRFVDYQFSIWSSPAIDITYFLSCAPELKIKGTQDDLFLERYLTRLSSTMKRIGCTSEPPTMEQLKKSLHKRQILSLITGIVFFAIMIADDGDITDLEDILHKETHDADTLKNPRVKAAVEKMLPIWNDRGYLD is encoded by the exons ATGAGGATA GGTTCTTCAGCTGGGGACAATCTGGAACAGAACGACGTCTTCAGGAAAATTTTACACGAGGGATTCCCAGACGAAATAATTGAAGATGTCGTGCTATTAAATAAGGAACCAGTGACCAAAAAGGGAGAAAACTATCTCAGTCTTTTAACCcgattaacatttaaatatgtCTGCAGTCCTTCCGGAGGTGATCGCCACGAGAAAGTGCAGAAGATTCTTAATGTTATCCTGAAAGAAGAGCCTGACAGTGACTCAGCAACTCTGGAGACCATCCACAGAatggatattttcaacgtcgAGCAGCAATTACTCCAGGATATCGTTCCCAAGGTCGAGGGCTTAATTGACAGGAGACTAGCCGCCAAAGTCTATCACTGTTCAACTGAACCGCGGATTATAGCCATGGAGGATCTATCGATTTTAGGgtttaaaaatacaaatcgCAAAGTGGGATTGAGTGAAGATGAGGTCTACATGATTCTGGAGAACCTGGCGGAGTTCCATGCAGGCACGATTCGATTAGCTGAACAG GACCCTGGGTGTCTCACCCGATTTTCCATTGGCTTGCTGAACATGACACCGACGTTCTACAAAATGATAGAAGACACTATGAGGAACGTGGCCCGTCAAATTCGCACGTGGTCGGACCCGAAATTCCTTCCACTCTCAGAAAAGCTGGAGAACATGTCGGAAGTTGCTGTTGCAAGACTCAGGGAAGTGTATAAGCTGACTGATGATGAAATTGGTGTCCTGAATCACGGAGATTTGTGGTGTAACAATATCATGTTCCAGTACGATGACAACAGGAAACTTGAAAATCTCCGATTC GttgattatcaattttctatCTGGTCGTCTCCTGCAATCGACATCACTTATTTTCTTTCCTGTGCTCCTGAACTCAAAATAAAAGGAACACaagatgatttatttttggaaagaTATTTGACTCGTTTATCAAGCACCATGAAGCGTATAGGTTGTACATCAGAACCTCCAACGATGGAGCAGTTGAAAAAATCTCTGCATAAACGGCAGATTCTATCCCTGATAACTGGAATCGTCTTCTTTGCAATAATGATTGCGGATGACGGCGATATTACGGATCTAGAGGATATATTGCATAAAGAAACACATGACGCAGACACTCTGAAGAACCCGAGAGTTAAAGCTGCGGTGGAAAAGATGCTGCCCATATGGAATGACAGAGGTTATTTGGACTGA
- the LOC135161561 gene encoding peroxiredoxin-5, mitochondrial, whose amino-acid sequence MTRFVSRAISVARQSTFSCFTRSLHVSPRNMVIAVGDKVPEVDLFEDSPASKVNLAKTSAGTKIIVFGVPGAFTPGCSKTHLPGFVQKADELKSKGVSEIFCISVNDPFVMAAWGKDHQAGGKVRMLADTNAEFAKAADLAMDLPVLGGTRCKRFSMVVENGVVKEINVEPDNTGLSCSLADKIKV is encoded by the exons ATGACTCGGTTTGTCAGTCGCGCCATTTCCGTTGCCAGACAGTCGACTTTCAGTTGCTTTACACGATCACTTCACGTATCGCCAAGAAACATGGTTATCGCT GTTGGAGATAAAGTGCCTGAAGTGGACCTCTTCGAAGATTCCCCAGCTAGCAAGGTCAACCTCGCCAAAACTTCGGCTGGAACAAAAATCATTGTTTTTGGGGTTCCAGGAGCGTTTACCCCAGGATGTTCCAAG ACTCATCTGCCAGGATTTGTGCAGAAAGCTGATGAGTTGAAGTCTAAAGGAGTTTCTGAGATCTTTTGTATTAGTGTGAATGATCCTTTCGTGATGGCCGCTTGGGGAAAGGACCATCAAGCTGGTGGAAAA GTGAGAATGTTGGCTGACACCAATGCCGAATTTGCGAAAGCTGCGGACCTTGCCATGGACCTCCCAGTCCTCGGTGGCACTCGGTGCAAGCGTTTCTCCATGGTTGTGGAGAATGGAGTTGTCAAGGAGATCAATGTCGAACCTGACAACACCGGTCTCAGCTGCTCACTCGCTGACAAAATCAAAGTCTAA
- the LOC135161554 gene encoding uncharacterized protein LOC135161554 isoform X1 encodes MRGYYVLCALLLMIHGQRTASFSLDFGDVREMLMLGREIGINALESVEWIRKGSPNDSELNFPFIKHVERKLMEKIDIVNRRLDIMSARIDQRAEDIIDLLLRELPLREQLDMNLHELNRYLGRVDDLYRRFEEYAANPIKYEDFTMKDFAKSCLSTAYGDLPDLLQSIHRLLVPNASAHFERSLFVQLAHNSQEASAQICNEQQSPQQLLYNLYTTIALAEVKGYAMMQFSYSILHLYKNGSFDGERDRIKEDYSTRTSNTLKAVRIAMAFAPRDLWKCDPNIHTEGTTYTELKQLFQGYIVNEVDLNPSSTCRENCAYYSYAKVHGCYDNLYCSQQRKCNGKVLNCQYFDSDMWICPSAKHSHRRYEYIQYENGDLFGNKGTCKSPLTKVDSWWRWLFWHCSYCMCFCDDHNSSSQRYFSLRDIISDVVNNKVITGLQLRKVNGIIHMQIQQGVLASRGDIPVSSVEWKPVDNFTILDRGVVNGRDFHTLSWEKRAIDLDDLFASDGEVLTGVRWRMVGAHLNFEIRVTPFNFTSGQLIKPLEKSRWISNDKTDNDHNSKDRRTELKLNQPDIPIRTRGPNFPDSETNQFLNFGPTDLRKDAAQTTVPFLDTQPVITNPPFPLSGAGIFHKGRDGYGGFIAIKLITYNFTEHIRADLPPPPPVLGLNDIPVV; translated from the exons ATGAGGGGTTATTATGTGCTTTGTGCTCTTCTGTTGATGATTCACGGACAAAGAACGGCCTCGTTCAGTCTTGACTTTGGTGATGTCCGGGAGATGCTCATGCTCGGTCGAGAGATTGGTATCAATGCCCTGGAGTCCGTGGAGTGGATTCGAAAGGGCTCTCCCAACGACAGTGagttgaattttccatttatcaaGCACGTGGAGCGAAAGCTCATGGAGAAGATCGACATTGTCAACCGGAGGCTGGATATCATGAGCGCGAGGATCGATCAACGAGCTGAGGATATAATTGATTTGCTACTGAGGGAGCTGCCCCTGAGAGAGCAGCTGGACATGAATCTTCATGAGTTAAATCGGTATCTGGGAAGGGTCGACGATTTGTACAGAAGGTTCGAGGAGTATGCGGCTAATCCAATCAAGTACGAGGACTTTACGATGAAGGATTTTGCCAAATCCTGCCTGTCAACTGCTTATGGGGATCTTCCGGATTTACTGCAATCTATTCATCGACTCCTCGTCCCCAATGCCTCGGCTCACTTTGAGAGGAGTCTCTTCGTGCAACTTGCACATAATAGTCAG GAAGCATCAGCACAAATTTGCAACGAACAACAGTCCCCCCAACAGCTGCTATACAATTTATACACCACAATTGCTCTGGCTGAAGTAAAGGGGTATGCTATGATGCAGTTCTCTTACAGTATACTACACTTATATAAGAATG GTTCTTTTGATGGGGAGAGGGATAGAATTAAGGAGGATTATTCTACGAGAACTTCAAACACTTTGAAGGCTGTGCGCATTGCTATGGCATTTGCACCCAGAGATTTGTGGAAGTGCGACCCTAATATCCATACAGAAG GCACAACATACACAgaattaaaacaattattcCAAGGGTATATAGTGAATGAAGTGGATCTGAATCCATCATCAACTTGTCGTGAAAACTGTGCGTATTACTCGTACGCCAAGGTTCATGGATGCTACGATAATCTGTACTGTTCCCAGCAGAGGAAGTGCAATGGAAAAGTTCTGAACTGTCAGTATTTCGACTCTGATATGTGGATTTGTCCTTCA GCAAAACACAGCCACAGAAGGTACGAATACATTCAATACGAGAATGGAGATCTATTCGGCAACAAGGGAACCTGCAAAAGTCCATTAACAAAGGTCGACAGCTGGTGGCGTTGGTTGTTCTGGCACTGTAGCTATTGCATGTGCTTCTGCGACGATCACAACTCGAGTTCACAGCGTTACTTCAGTCTTCGCGATATTATATCGGATGTTGTCAATAACAA GGTCATAACTGGACTGCAATTGAGGAAAGTCAATGGAATAATCCACATGCAGATTCAGCAGGGGGTATTGGCATCTCGTGGTGACATTCCGGTGTCCAGTGTTGAGTGGAAGCCAGTGgataatttcacaattttggaTCGGGGTGTTGTCAATGGCAGGGATTTCCATACACTGTCTTGGGAGAAGAGGGCCATTGATCTTGATGATCTGTTTGCATCTGATGGCGAAGTTCTTACTG GAGTCAGATGGAGAATGGTAGGAGCGCACCTGAACTTTGAAATTCGAGTTACACCTTTTAATTTCACTTCTGGACAGCTAATTAAGCCTTTGGAAAAGAGTAGATGGATAAGTAACGATAAAACAGATAATGATCACAACTCCAAAGACAGAAG AactgaattaaaattgaatcagCCCGACATTCCAATTCGTACACGCGGCCCAAATTTCCCAGATTCAGAAACCAATCAATTCCTGAATTTTGGGCCAACTGATCTGCGAAAGGACGCAGCCCAGACGACAGTCCCCTTCCTAGATACTCAACCAGTGATCACTAATCCTCCGTTCCCTCTATCAGGGGCTGGAATCTTCCACAAGGGACGTGATGGCTATGGTGGTTTCATAGCCATTAAGCTCATAACGTACAATTTTACGGAGCATATTCGCGCTGATctgccaccaccaccacctgtCCTTGGACTGAACGACATCCCAGTCGtctaa
- the LOC135161554 gene encoding uncharacterized protein LOC135161554 isoform X2 has protein sequence MGKPCIMLFCLLTLVWAKKDDFSSIDKLRNDLFQLKGAHEKYITGRNADDDSYMRLIRTYNEFGTKIDEESPWTGQRHLNSLNSLWLWARVQSQMRTVDGLYLTFRQMMHDAVSKRQILKIQSWVDFADVILSDPTVAVPDTLNRISDIIINENLFHAAFQEASAQICNEQQSPQQLLYNLYTTIALAEVKGYAMMQFSYSILHLYKNGSFDGERDRIKEDYSTRTSNTLKAVRIAMAFAPRDLWKCDPNIHTEGTTYTELKQLFQGYIVNEVDLNPSSTCRENCAYYSYAKVHGCYDNLYCSQQRKCNGKVLNCQYFDSDMWICPSAKHSHRRYEYIQYENGDLFGNKGTCKSPLTKVDSWWRWLFWHCSYCMCFCDDHNSSSQRYFSLRDIISDVVNNKVITGLQLRKVNGIIHMQIQQGVLASRGDIPVSSVEWKPVDNFTILDRGVVNGRDFHTLSWEKRAIDLDDLFASDGEVLTGVRWRMVGAHLNFEIRVTPFNFTSGQLIKPLEKSRWISNDKTDNDHNSKDRRTELKLNQPDIPIRTRGPNFPDSETNQFLNFGPTDLRKDAAQTTVPFLDTQPVITNPPFPLSGAGIFHKGRDGYGGFIAIKLITYNFTEHIRADLPPPPPVLGLNDIPVV, from the exons ATGGGGAAGCCCTGTATCATGTTGTTCTGTCTGTTGACCCTCGTGTGGGCGAAGAAAGACGATTTTTCGAGCATCGACAAGCTGAGGAATGATCTATTCCAACTGAAGGGCGCACACGAGAAGTACATAACAGGTCGTAATGCTGATGATGACAGTTACATGCGTCTCATCCGGACATACAACGAATTTGGCACGAAAATCGATGAGGAATCGCCATGGACTGGCCAGAGACATCtcaattcattgaattccCTGTGGCTCTGGGCCAGGGTTCAATCCCAGATGAGGACTGTCGATGGATTGTATCTGACATTCAGGCAGATGATGCACGATGCCGTTTCCAAGAGGCAGATCCTGAAAATTCAATCCTGGGTCGACTTTGCTGATGTTATTCTCAGCGACCCGACTGTCGCGGTACCAGATACCCTCAACCGCATATCCGACATTATAATTAACGAGAACTTGTTTCACGCTGCTTTTCAG GAAGCATCAGCACAAATTTGCAACGAACAACAGTCCCCCCAACAGCTGCTATACAATTTATACACCACAATTGCTCTGGCTGAAGTAAAGGGGTATGCTATGATGCAGTTCTCTTACAGTATACTACACTTATATAAGAATG GTTCTTTTGATGGGGAGAGGGATAGAATTAAGGAGGATTATTCTACGAGAACTTCAAACACTTTGAAGGCTGTGCGCATTGCTATGGCATTTGCACCCAGAGATTTGTGGAAGTGCGACCCTAATATCCATACAGAAG GCACAACATACACAgaattaaaacaattattcCAAGGGTATATAGTGAATGAAGTGGATCTGAATCCATCATCAACTTGTCGTGAAAACTGTGCGTATTACTCGTACGCCAAGGTTCATGGATGCTACGATAATCTGTACTGTTCCCAGCAGAGGAAGTGCAATGGAAAAGTTCTGAACTGTCAGTATTTCGACTCTGATATGTGGATTTGTCCTTCA GCAAAACACAGCCACAGAAGGTACGAATACATTCAATACGAGAATGGAGATCTATTCGGCAACAAGGGAACCTGCAAAAGTCCATTAACAAAGGTCGACAGCTGGTGGCGTTGGTTGTTCTGGCACTGTAGCTATTGCATGTGCTTCTGCGACGATCACAACTCGAGTTCACAGCGTTACTTCAGTCTTCGCGATATTATATCGGATGTTGTCAATAACAA GGTCATAACTGGACTGCAATTGAGGAAAGTCAATGGAATAATCCACATGCAGATTCAGCAGGGGGTATTGGCATCTCGTGGTGACATTCCGGTGTCCAGTGTTGAGTGGAAGCCAGTGgataatttcacaattttggaTCGGGGTGTTGTCAATGGCAGGGATTTCCATACACTGTCTTGGGAGAAGAGGGCCATTGATCTTGATGATCTGTTTGCATCTGATGGCGAAGTTCTTACTG GAGTCAGATGGAGAATGGTAGGAGCGCACCTGAACTTTGAAATTCGAGTTACACCTTTTAATTTCACTTCTGGACAGCTAATTAAGCCTTTGGAAAAGAGTAGATGGATAAGTAACGATAAAACAGATAATGATCACAACTCCAAAGACAGAAG AactgaattaaaattgaatcagCCCGACATTCCAATTCGTACACGCGGCCCAAATTTCCCAGATTCAGAAACCAATCAATTCCTGAATTTTGGGCCAACTGATCTGCGAAAGGACGCAGCCCAGACGACAGTCCCCTTCCTAGATACTCAACCAGTGATCACTAATCCTCCGTTCCCTCTATCAGGGGCTGGAATCTTCCACAAGGGACGTGATGGCTATGGTGGTTTCATAGCCATTAAGCTCATAACGTACAATTTTACGGAGCATATTCGCGCTGATctgccaccaccaccacctgtCCTTGGACTGAACGACATCCCAGTCGtctaa